One Hordeum vulgare subsp. vulgare chromosome 4H, MorexV3_pseudomolecules_assembly, whole genome shotgun sequence DNA window includes the following coding sequences:
- the LOC123450779 gene encoding alkane hydroxylase MAH1-like, protein MDVVSWVRGFLGENTEIMASLACFLLLFLWFRRWDGLPTSWPVIGTLPALCVNTGRMHEWMTDFLRGAGMTYVLGGSWGTPVDVIVTADPANVAHVFTANFGNYPKGEVYARVFSVLGDGILKAEGEWWAFQRRKAQALLSDARFLAAVAASTARKLDEGLVPLLDGLAASGATVDLQDVLMRLSFDLTTMSVFGIDRGCLAADFPHVPFAAAMDEAEEMVVYRYITPVPWLKLQRYLKIGHGQRMSEARRVIDASIAELISLRRERAANVTGEAGTDLLALYMACQAEVGKVGADFDRFLRDTTLTLMLAGRDTTSSTLTWFFWLLHKHPDVEAKILAELREHPPGAGHHRTTTELRCLVYLHAALSESLRLYPPTPFQHKAAARPDTLPSGATVRQSQIVVVSFYSMGRMEAVWGKDCLEFRPERWLTAAGRFRHEPSHKFVAFNVGPRTCLGRDLAFSQMKAVIAAVLPQFRLEVAAGFAARPKPKLSVILYMKDGLVVTVHKRQEDRSSAATYISS, encoded by the coding sequence ATGGATGTCGTGTCATGGGTTCGAGGCTTCCTTGGCGAGAACACGGAGATCATGGCATCCCTTGcttgtttcttgttgttgttcctctGGTTCCGGCGGTGGGACGGGTTGCCGACGAGCTGGCCGGTGATTGGCACATTGCCGGCGCTGTGCGTAAACACCGGGCGCATGCACGAGTGGATGACGGACTTCCTGCGCGGTGCCGGGATGACGTACGTCCTCGGGGGTTCGTGGGGAACGCCGGTGGACGTCATCGTCACAGCCGACCCGGCGAACGTGGCGCACGTTTTCACGGCCAACTTCGGTAACTACCCAAAGGGCGAGGTGTACGCTAGGGTGTTCAGCGTGCTCGGGGATGGCATCTTGAAAGCCGAAGGCGAGTGGTGGGCTTTCCAGCGGCGCAAGGCGCAGGCACTGCTGTCGGACGCCAGGTTCCTCGCCGCCGTGGCCGCGAGTACCGCTCGAAAGCTCGACGAGGGCCTCGTGCCGCTCCTCGATGGCCTCGCCGCGTCGGGCGCCACCGTCGACCTGCAGGACGTGCTCATGCGCCTGTCCTTTGACCTCACCACGATGTCCGTGTTCGGCATCGACCGCGGCTGCCTCGCCGCCGATTTCCCGCACGTCCCCTTCGCCGCGGCCATGGACGAGGCCGAGGAGATGGTCGTATACCGGTACATAACTCCCGTCCCGTGGCTAAAGCTTCAGCGCTACCTGAAGATCGGCCACGGCCAGAGGATGTCCGAGGCTCGGCGGGTGATAGACGCGTCTATCGCCGAGTTGATATCTCTCCGGCGAGAACGCGCGGCCAACGTCACCGGCGAAGCCGGCACTGACCTGCTCGCGTTGTACATGGCGTGTCAGGCCGAGGTAGGCAAGGTCGGCGCCGACTTCGACCGTTTTTTACGCGACACGACGCTTACCCTCATGCTCGCCGGCCGCGACACGACGAGCTCCACCCTGACATGGTTCTTCTGGTTGCTCCACAAGCACCCCGACGTGGAAGCCAAGATACTCGCCGAGCTGCGAGAACACCCCCCGGGCGCCGGCCACCACCGCACCACCACAGAGCTGAGGTGCTTGGTCTACCTGCACGCGGCGCTCTCGGAGTCGCTCCGTCTGTACCCGCCGACGCCGTTCCAGCACAAGGCGGCCGCGCGGCCGGACACGCTCCCGAGCGGCGCGACCGTCCGGCAGTCGCAGATAGTGGTCGTCTCCTTCTACTCGATGGGACGCATGGAGGCGGTGTGGGGCAAGGACTGCCTGGAGTTCCGGCCGGAGCGATGGCTTACCGCGGCCGGGCGGTTCCGGCACGAGCCGTCGCACAAGTTCGTGGCGTTCAACGTGGGGCCAAGGACATGCCTCGGCAGGGACCTGGCGTTCTCGCAGATGAAGGCCGTCATCGCCGCCGTCCTGCCACAGTTCCGGCTCGAGGTCGCCGCCGGCTTCGCGGCGAGGCCCAAGCCCAAGCTGTCCGTCATACTCTACATGAAGGACGGACTCGTGGTGACAGTGCACAAGAGACAAGAGGATAGAAGCTCAGCTGCTACGTACATATCTAGCTGA
- the LOC123447108 gene encoding zinc finger protein GAI-ASSOCIATED FACTOR 1-like → MSHTSEEESLSSFQQQPKLEVGAAGPSRGDAAMPVVKKRRGHPGNPDPDVEVVALSPKTLVATNRYICEVCHKGFQRDQNLQLHRRGHNLPWKLKQRSSTDAKKKVYICPEVTCPHHDATRALGDLTGIKKHFSRKHGEKKWKCDRCSKKYAVQSDWKAHTKICGTKEYRCDCGTIFSRKDSFITHRAFCDVLAEDNSRVNHSLATMVGSLHGQHDIYSHGVPSPTDMVANMSSNDHNSDIHLRSLSPYALITRNTALFSNQVSPKDPGFPLDGSASGYPYMSMNSPYMSATALLQKAAEMGAKTSQDPISPLLLKGFTNNFTSARDHMGISSGSQGDSMGNSAANNVCMKTAEDESMNGHNSMLINSAWTSGMMTPTTVPLIGLMNHPFSMRQDKESPQIMPDIQAQHNRQEKISGVGDADLTQDFLGLGGNGNLDISSGTYNTDVTAMSYSDEQHKNQEHLYSYHESSLDSTALDKPIWDS, encoded by the exons ATGTCGCACACGTCCGAGGAAGAGTCCCTCAGCAGCTTCCAGCAGCAACCTAAGCTCGAGGTCGGCGCGGCGGGTCCGAGCAGAGGCGACGCGGCTATGCCCGTGGTGAAAAAGAGACGAGGTCATCCAGGAAATCCAG ACCCAGATGTGGAAGTAGTAGCTTTATCACCCAAGACACTTGTCGCGACAAACAGATACATATGTGAAGTGTGCCATAAAGGATTTCAGAGGGACCAGAACCTCCAACTCCACAGGAGGGGCCATAATCTGCCATGGAAGCTCAAACAGAGAAGCAGCACTGATGCTAAGAAGAAAGTGTACATCTGCCCCGAGGTCACCTGCCCTCATCATGATGCAACCCGAGCTTTAGGTGATCTCACAGGCATAAAAAAGCACTTCTCCAGAAAGCATGGAGAGAAGAAGTGGAAGTGCGACCGATGTTCGAAGAAATATGCCGTCCAGTCTGATTGGAAGGCTCACACTAAGATATGTGGCACCAAGGAGTACCGATGTGATTGTGGAACTATCTTCTCAAG AAAGGATAGCTTCATCACACATCGAGCCTTCTGCGATGTATTAGCCGAAGACAACTCAAGGGTTAACCACAGCCTTGCTACAATGGTGGGAAGTCTGCATGGTCAGCATGACATCTATTCACATGGAGTGCCTAGCCCCACTGATATGGTTGCAAACATGTCCAGTAACGACCATAACTCAGACATCCATCTAAGGTCTCTATCTCCTTATGCTCTCATCACAAGGAACACTGCCTTATTTTCCAACCAGGTGTCACCCAAGGATCCAGGCTTTCCACTTGATGGAAGTGCATCAGGCTACCCTTACATGTCCATGAACTCTCCATACATGTCCGCGACAGCCCTGCTGCAGAAAGCTGCGGAGATGGGGGCAAAGACCAGCCAGGACCCTATTTCACCATTGCTTCTAAAAGGATTCACAAACAACTTCACCAGTGCTAGAGACCATATGGGCATATCTTCTGGAAGCCAAGGAGACTCTATGGGGAATTCAGCAGCTAACAATGTTTGCATGAAGACTGCTGAAGATGAGAGCATGAATGGTCACAACAGTATGTTGATCAACTCCGCATGGACCAGTGGCATGATGACACCTACTACCGTGCCTTTAATTGGGCTCATGAACCATCCATTTTCCATGAGACAAGACAAGGAGAGCCCTCAAATTATGCCTGATATCCAGGCCCAGCACAACAGACAAGAAAAAATTTCAGGGGTAGGAGATGCGGACCTAACACAGGACTTTCTAGGGTTAGGAGGCAACGGAAATTTGGATATAAGCTCTGGGACCTATAATACGGATGTGACAGCAATGAGCTATTCTGATGAGCAACATAAAAATCAGGAGCATCTGTATTCTTACCATGAATCATCGCTCGACTCCACTGCATTGGACAAACCTATTTGGGATTCATGA